A genomic stretch from Chryseobacterium sp. SNU WT5 includes:
- the bioB gene encoding biotin synthase BioB, whose protein sequence is MKQTRKWTRDEVVALYKKPMMELLYEAATVHRVYHDPNKVQISTLVSIKTGGCPEDCAYCPQAARYHTNVKVEALMGVDEVIAKGLEAKKAGSSRICMGAAWRNVKDGPEFDQVLDMVRSLNKLDVEVCCTLGMITENQAQRLSEAGLYAYNHNIDSSEEYYEEIISTRGFKDRLETIENVRKTNITVCSGGIIGMGESIENRADMLITLASMTPQPESVPINSLVPVEGTPIGDLDLVTIWEMVRMVATARILLPETQVRLSAGRSNMSREGQALCFFAGANSIFAGDKLLTTPNPDVNEDMKMFQELGLVPQQPFEKHTQPKTVEVEELHYHALGEKPKWSRPKHTIQRNVDAQKKREN, encoded by the coding sequence ATGAAACAAACCAGAAAATGGACCCGAGATGAGGTAGTTGCGTTATATAAAAAACCGATGATGGAATTGCTTTACGAAGCTGCCACGGTCCATCGTGTGTATCATGACCCAAATAAAGTACAGATATCAACTTTGGTCTCCATAAAAACAGGAGGTTGTCCTGAAGATTGTGCGTACTGTCCGCAAGCTGCACGATATCATACGAATGTGAAAGTTGAGGCTTTGATGGGAGTTGATGAGGTTATCGCCAAAGGGTTAGAAGCAAAAAAGGCAGGAAGTTCAAGAATATGTATGGGAGCGGCGTGGCGCAATGTTAAAGATGGGCCCGAATTCGATCAGGTTTTAGATATGGTAAGGTCTCTTAACAAGTTGGATGTTGAAGTATGTTGCACGTTGGGGATGATCACCGAAAATCAGGCGCAGCGACTTTCAGAGGCTGGGCTGTACGCTTACAATCATAATATAGATTCATCTGAGGAATATTATGAAGAGATCATTTCTACAAGAGGTTTTAAAGATCGTCTGGAAACGATTGAAAATGTGCGTAAAACGAATATCACCGTTTGTAGTGGTGGAATTATTGGGATGGGGGAAAGTATAGAGAATCGTGCCGATATGTTGATTACCTTAGCGTCGATGACGCCTCAGCCAGAATCTGTTCCTATTAATTCCTTGGTTCCTGTAGAAGGTACACCCATAGGTGATTTGGACCTCGTAACAATTTGGGAAATGGTACGCATGGTTGCTACAGCAAGAATTCTATTGCCCGAAACTCAAGTCCGCTTATCAGCAGGACGATCCAACATGAGCCGTGAAGGGCAAGCCCTATGCTTCTTCGCCGGAGCAAACTCCATATTTGCCGGAGATAAATTACTCACCACACCAAACCCTGACGTAAATGAAGATATGAAAATGTTTCAAGAGTTAGGATTGGTACCACAACAGCCCTTTGAAAAGCATACACAACCAAAGACAGTGGAAGTTGAGGAGCTTCACTATCATGCTTTAGGGGAAAAGCCAAAATGGTCCCGACCAAAACATACCATTCAACGGAATGTGGATGCACAGAAGAAAAGAGAAAATTAA
- a CDS encoding universal stress protein translates to MSTTIKTILLPTDFSNKSKNALKLAVKMAQRHNAKLIVTHMVHTYFLIDRGGKQVIGSQTIQENIDRANEKVRALAIELKEKYNFDVETKISNQSIVDGINELVVTDNIDLVIVGTSGRQKMKEFILGSNSYNVLLHANCSVLLVPQTFKRTTFKKILFPVRVQNELDQKATLSLLLAKKNKGGINILGVGDPDRMVSVRTSFLEMKRELAKSVDCISEFKLSHDNAQIISEVANSKESDIIMLADYDEDIWKSFLSDNFFKKMINNTDVPLFIVKSKLNKIKNNPEEMTGYDLTLPIPG, encoded by the coding sequence ATGAGCACTACTATAAAAACAATCTTACTACCCACTGATTTTTCGAATAAATCGAAAAATGCCCTTAAGCTCGCTGTTAAAATGGCGCAAAGACATAACGCAAAGCTTATTGTAACTCATATGGTTCATACTTATTTTCTAATTGACAGAGGTGGTAAGCAAGTGATTGGTTCGCAAACGATTCAGGAAAATATCGACAGGGCAAATGAAAAAGTCCGTGCATTAGCAATCGAACTTAAAGAGAAGTATAACTTTGATGTTGAAACTAAAATTAGTAACCAAAGTATTGTAGATGGTATTAATGAGCTTGTGGTTACTGATAATATTGATTTGGTGATCGTCGGGACTTCTGGTCGTCAGAAAATGAAGGAATTTATATTAGGTTCAAATTCTTACAATGTACTTTTGCACGCAAATTGCTCTGTACTTTTAGTTCCACAAACCTTCAAGAGAACTACATTTAAAAAGATACTTTTTCCGGTACGTGTCCAAAATGAATTGGATCAAAAGGCAACTCTTTCTTTACTTCTCGCAAAAAAGAATAAAGGAGGCATTAATATTTTAGGAGTTGGCGATCCAGACCGAATGGTTTCTGTGAGAACATCTTTTTTGGAAATGAAAAGGGAGCTAGCAAAATCAGTGGACTGTATCTCGGAATTCAAACTTTCCCATGATAATGCACAAATTATATCAGAAGTTGCTAACAGTAAAGAAAGTGATATTATCATGCTTGCTGATTATGACGAGGATATCTGGAAGTCATTCCTATCGGATAATTTCTTTAAGAAAATGATCAATAATACAGATGTTCCATTGTTTATAGTAAAATCGAAACTCAACAAAATAAAAAATAATCCGGAAGAAATGACTGGCTATGATTTAACATTGCCAATTCCGGGATAA
- the mnmE gene encoding tRNA uridine-5-carboxymethylaminomethyl(34) synthesis GTPase MnmE — protein sequence MNVNLNQDTICAIATANGVGAIGIIRISGNEAFKIAAKIFEGKNLEEAKTHTIHYGFIKDEAEVIDEVMVSVFKAPKTFTAEDSVEISFHGSPHIAKKILEVLVKNGARLAKAGEFTMRAFMNGRIDLAQAESIADLIASENEASRKVALNQLKGGITNEISILRNDLLNFTSLIELELDFGEEDVEFADRTAMNKLLLNLRHKLGSLIESFQYGNALKNGVEVAIIGKPNAGKSTLLNALLKEERAIVSEIAGTTRDTIEEVIHLKGTAFRFVDTAGLRETTDIIEKIGVTKAKEKIASAKVLLYLYDEQDSTTEEVIAFVKEFHREDLKIVLVHNKVDLTNDEVPNEFDATLNLELFADYCDELLRISAKDQTGIEAVKTVLIDYVENLKDQESNVIITNQRHFDALQKSLQSVLQVEEAVSSGIHTELLAYELRNALEQLGEISGEFTNDEVLGNIFSKFCIGK from the coding sequence ATGAACGTGAATTTAAATCAAGATACTATTTGTGCAATCGCCACGGCAAACGGAGTTGGAGCTATTGGAATTATAAGAATTTCGGGTAACGAGGCTTTTAAAATTGCAGCCAAAATTTTTGAAGGTAAAAATCTGGAGGAGGCGAAAACGCACACCATTCATTATGGTTTTATAAAAGATGAAGCGGAAGTGATTGATGAAGTGATGGTTTCGGTTTTTAAAGCGCCGAAAACCTTTACGGCAGAGGATTCTGTGGAAATTTCTTTTCATGGTTCACCGCATATTGCGAAGAAAATTCTGGAAGTTTTGGTGAAGAATGGAGCGCGACTGGCGAAAGCCGGGGAATTTACGATGCGTGCTTTTATGAACGGCAGAATTGATCTGGCGCAGGCGGAATCGATTGCGGATTTGATTGCTTCGGAAAATGAGGCGTCGCGGAAAGTGGCTTTGAATCAGTTGAAAGGGGGAATTACGAATGAGATTTCGATTCTTAGAAATGACCTGCTGAATTTTACGTCGCTGATTGAACTGGAACTGGATTTCGGGGAAGAGGATGTGGAATTTGCGGACCGTACCGCCATGAATAAATTGCTGCTCAACCTGCGCCATAAACTGGGTTCTTTGATTGAGAGTTTCCAATATGGAAATGCGCTGAAAAATGGAGTAGAAGTGGCCATCATCGGGAAACCGAACGCAGGGAAATCGACGCTTCTGAATGCTTTGTTGAAAGAGGAAAGGGCGATTGTTTCTGAAATTGCAGGGACGACGCGCGATACGATTGAGGAAGTGATTCATTTGAAAGGAACGGCTTTTCGGTTTGTGGATACGGCCGGACTTCGGGAAACGACCGATATCATTGAGAAAATTGGCGTGACCAAAGCGAAGGAGAAAATTGCTTCGGCGAAAGTGCTGTTGTATCTCTACGATGAACAAGATTCTACGACGGAAGAAGTGATTGCTTTTGTGAAGGAATTCCACCGCGAGGATTTGAAAATTGTGCTGGTTCATAATAAAGTAGATTTGACCAACGACGAAGTTCCAAACGAATTTGACGCCACTTTAAACTTGGAATTGTTTGCGGATTATTGTGATGAATTGTTGCGGATTTCCGCGAAAGATCAAACGGGAATTGAAGCGGTGAAAACGGTTTTGATCGATTACGTTGAGAATTTGAAAGATCAGGAAAGCAATGTGATTATTACGAATCAAAGGCATTTTGACGCCTTGCAGAAATCGCTGCAATCTGTTCTTCAGGTGGAGGAAGCGGTGAGTTCTGGGATTCATACGGAATTGTTGGCGTATGAGTTGAGAAATGCGCTGGAGCAGTTGGGAGAAATTTCCGGGGAATTTACGAATGATGAGGTGTTGGGGAATATTTTTTCTAAGTTTTGTATCGGAAAGTAA
- a CDS encoding BCCT family transporter yields MIKTTLNKGIFIPSISFIIIVSIVSILYPEMADKILNIIKNFIFVNLNWVYVWSVTCFVIFLVYLLFSKYGNIRLGDNDSRPEHSFFSWIAMLFSAGMGIGLMYFGVAEPMQHYTADVFGLEHYVNKAKNAQLYTFFHWGVHAWAIYGLVGLALSYFAYRLKLPLSLRSCFYPLLKNKTNGKWGNLIDVFALCSTFFGITTTLGFGVVQINSGLQILNIVPDTNFLYQIIIVGVLVSLAVISALTGVDKGIKILSNINVTMVVALLLFVLILGPTVFLIGSFTEGIGNYINNFFNLTFATHVYDKEQLPWFYDWTILYWAWWISWSPYVGLFIAKISKGRTIREFVVAVLLIPSLFNFIWMTVFGNSAIWFDQNVGNGALSAVAGNPDALMFRFLEYLPFSTIASFMTILIVIIFFVTSADSGIFVMNNIATKNAAKSPKWQTILWGTLLASLSLLLLNAGGLKALQSMTLITALPFSIILILFIVSLVKAFTIDQAYYDRTFSKATVPWSGRLWKDRLKQIVATKDRGSIDQFINTVVKEALMELQTEFAENGIASNLNQNSNPTKIEIEIKYDMINNFVYGVKTSSKKVSGFLVDEDNIPEVQEKGAFYPKAYFGDTRAGYDVQYFTKNELISDVLKHYDRFLDIVSEERNEMFISSDSNERSQ; encoded by the coding sequence ATGATTAAGACTACCCTAAATAAAGGGATATTTATTCCCAGCATCAGTTTTATTATAATTGTATCAATTGTCTCCATCCTTTATCCGGAAATGGCTGATAAGATATTGAATATCATTAAAAATTTCATTTTTGTAAATCTCAATTGGGTCTATGTATGGTCGGTTACGTGTTTTGTGATTTTCCTGGTCTATCTGTTATTTAGTAAATATGGAAACATTCGATTAGGCGATAATGACAGCCGGCCCGAACATTCGTTTTTCTCATGGATCGCGATGCTTTTTTCTGCGGGAATGGGAATTGGACTGATGTATTTTGGAGTAGCTGAACCTATGCAGCATTATACTGCTGATGTTTTTGGTTTAGAACATTACGTTAATAAAGCAAAAAATGCCCAGCTCTATACTTTTTTCCATTGGGGAGTTCACGCATGGGCTATTTATGGACTGGTTGGTTTAGCTCTCTCCTATTTCGCTTATCGTCTTAAGTTGCCCCTGTCCTTACGAAGTTGCTTCTATCCCTTATTAAAAAATAAAACAAATGGAAAATGGGGAAATCTGATTGATGTGTTTGCGCTCTGCAGTACTTTTTTTGGAATCACAACTACCTTGGGTTTTGGAGTCGTTCAGATCAATTCCGGTTTACAGATTTTAAATATTGTTCCGGACACTAACTTTCTTTACCAAATTATTATTGTCGGAGTTTTGGTTTCGCTGGCCGTAATTTCAGCGTTAACTGGAGTTGACAAAGGCATAAAAATATTAAGCAACATTAATGTCACGATGGTAGTCGCACTACTTTTATTCGTTCTAATATTGGGTCCTACGGTATTTTTAATCGGAAGTTTTACAGAAGGTATCGGTAACTATATCAACAACTTTTTCAATCTAACTTTTGCTACCCACGTTTATGACAAAGAACAATTACCTTGGTTTTATGACTGGACGATCCTTTACTGGGCCTGGTGGATTTCATGGTCACCTTACGTTGGACTTTTTATAGCAAAAATTTCAAAAGGCAGAACTATAAGAGAATTTGTTGTGGCCGTATTACTGATCCCGTCACTATTCAATTTTATCTGGATGACCGTGTTTGGGAACAGTGCTATTTGGTTTGACCAAAATGTGGGGAATGGAGCACTAAGCGCTGTCGCAGGCAATCCTGATGCTTTGATGTTTCGGTTTTTAGAATACTTACCTTTTTCGACCATAGCAAGTTTCATGACGATCCTCATTGTGATTATCTTCTTCGTGACTTCGGCAGATTCAGGTATTTTTGTAATGAATAATATAGCGACAAAAAATGCGGCAAAATCTCCAAAATGGCAAACTATTTTATGGGGAACTTTACTGGCAAGCTTATCTTTACTTCTACTAAACGCTGGAGGATTGAAGGCACTACAGAGTATGACGCTCATCACGGCTTTGCCATTTTCTATCATTTTAATATTATTCATTGTGAGTCTGGTCAAAGCATTCACTATCGACCAAGCCTATTACGACCGGACATTTTCAAAAGCAACGGTTCCCTGGTCCGGAAGATTATGGAAAGACCGGCTGAAACAAATTGTTGCTACCAAAGACCGTGGATCGATCGATCAATTCATCAACACAGTTGTGAAAGAGGCTCTTATGGAACTCCAAACTGAGTTTGCCGAAAATGGTATTGCATCCAACCTTAACCAAAATTCCAATCCTACAAAAATTGAAATAGAGATCAAATATGATATGATCAATAACTTCGTTTACGGCGTGAAAACCTCCTCTAAAAAAGTATCCGGTTTCCTGGTAGATGAAGATAACATTCCAGAAGTTCAAGAAAAAGGAGCTTTCTATCCAAAAGCTTATTTTGGAGATACGCGTGCAGGTTACGACGTTCAATATTTCACAAAAAATGAATTGATCTCAGATGTTTTAAAACATTACGATCGTTTCTTAGATATTGTGTCTGAAGAAAGAAACGAAATGTTTATTAGCAGCGATTCAAACGAGCGATCCCAGTAA
- a CDS encoding GNAT family N-acetyltransferase — MIKIYTYTDQEIADASTKKEIIDFLFESLEQYGDPKSDIEKAIDYAFAEDNKPGGVVLSAVNTETKKIAGAVVVNKTGMVSYIPENILVYIATDKNLRGQGIGKQLMQKAIESSEGDIALHCEPDNPAKHLYEKLGFTSKYLEMRLKK; from the coding sequence ATGATTAAAATTTATACTTATACCGATCAAGAAATTGCGGATGCTTCTACAAAAAAAGAAATCATTGATTTTCTTTTTGAAAGTCTTGAGCAATATGGTGATCCAAAATCAGATATTGAAAAGGCAATTGATTATGCCTTTGCGGAAGATAATAAACCGGGTGGAGTAGTTCTTTCTGCTGTAAATACTGAAACTAAAAAAATTGCAGGTGCAGTAGTCGTGAACAAAACAGGAATGGTAAGCTATATTCCAGAAAATATTTTGGTATATATAGCAACAGATAAAAACTTGCGAGGTCAGGGAATTGGAAAACAATTAATGCAGAAAGCAATCGAATCTTCAGAAGGAGATATCGCCCTACACTGTGAGCCCGATAATCCTGCAAAGCATTTGTATGAAAAGTTAGGTTTTACCAGTAAATATCTCGAAATGAGATTGAAGAAATAA
- a CDS encoding alanine racemase, translated as MSYITLHATKLQHNFKVLDQVFKSRNIEWAIVAKLLCGNEKFLNILLDLSDKEICDSRLSNLKTIKKLSPKTQTIYIKPPAKRLAKSIVQFADVSFNTELSTLEELSAEAVKQNKIHKVVVMVEMGELREGVMARNLMSFYDDVLALPNIEVVAIGTNLNCLNGILPDEKKLVKLSSFKQIIEEHSGHTIPYISGGSSVTIPLIFKDEIPLSINHFRIGETLFFGTNVYTDSLIKGMYHDVFTLTAEIIEMQEKPTIPSGTAGTNLTGETPVFSAEDKGKSSVRAIVDIGLLDIDYHDIVPFVSGIEMIGASSDMLILDLGENEQDFKVGDTLDFSMNYMAVLRAMNSDYVDKKVETVILKNKLPIGKINVN; from the coding sequence ATGTCATATATTACATTACACGCGACAAAACTTCAACATAACTTTAAAGTTCTTGATCAAGTTTTTAAGTCTAGAAATATAGAGTGGGCAATAGTTGCCAAGCTTTTATGTGGCAATGAAAAATTTCTTAATATTCTGCTTGATTTATCAGATAAAGAGATCTGCGATTCAAGATTGAGCAATTTGAAAACCATCAAAAAACTATCACCCAAAACCCAAACCATCTATATAAAACCGCCAGCGAAACGGTTGGCGAAAAGTATCGTTCAGTTTGCCGACGTTAGTTTTAATACTGAGCTATCTACCTTAGAAGAACTTTCTGCTGAAGCTGTAAAGCAAAATAAGATACATAAAGTAGTCGTCATGGTAGAAATGGGTGAGTTACGAGAAGGGGTCATGGCACGAAATCTAATGAGTTTTTATGATGACGTTCTTGCTTTGCCTAATATTGAAGTAGTTGCGATTGGAACCAATTTAAATTGCTTAAATGGAATCTTGCCGGACGAAAAAAAGTTGGTTAAACTAAGCAGTTTTAAACAAATTATTGAGGAACACTCTGGTCATACCATCCCGTATATTTCTGGTGGGTCTTCTGTTACAATTCCCTTAATTTTCAAAGATGAAATACCGCTATCCATTAATCATTTCCGGATTGGTGAAACTTTATTTTTTGGAACAAATGTTTACACAGATTCTTTAATTAAAGGGATGTATCACGATGTTTTCACGCTCACTGCAGAAATTATAGAAATGCAGGAGAAACCAACGATACCTTCTGGTACCGCAGGAACTAATTTAACAGGTGAAACTCCAGTCTTTTCAGCGGAAGATAAAGGAAAATCTTCTGTGAGAGCAATTGTAGATATTGGCTTGTTAGATATTGATTACCATGATATTGTGCCGTTTGTTAGCGGAATCGAAATGATTGGTGCGAGTTCAGATATGCTTATTCTGGACTTAGGGGAAAACGAACAAGATTTTAAAGTTGGAGATACTTTGGATTTCAGCATGAATTATATGGCAGTGCTACGTGCGATGAACAGCGATTATGTAGATAAAAAGGTGGAAACGGTAATTTTAAAAAATAAACTTCCAATAGGTAAGATTAATGTTAATTAA
- a CDS encoding TonB-dependent receptor plug domain-containing protein encodes MKKVIVTIGLIVAVPSFAQKKDSVSNPLERSIEIQELLIQGNRLQTPFSESTRDIQVITQKEIKELPARSLNEILSYSSGVDIRQRGPFGTQADISIDGGTSEQTLVLINGVKMIDAQTAHNMMNIAVPLSAIDHIEVIRGAAARIYGINALTGAVNIVTKKEKHSSVAVDLQGGSSFKSKEEGDGSGIYGGGSAEVTGIFGTEKQSQLLSIAQSDYNGQRYNSGSKNIRLFYNGNYDFNSKNSVQAMAGYSKNHFGANGFYAAPGDVNSEEHVESSIFSISSKHTFGDFTISPRVSDRYGEDDYRYYKDNLSKARSLHYTNALMLELNSSLKTHIGTFGFGLESRLEKINSSNIGSHERDNHGAYAEYKGSLGQRFKGTAGIYANYNTDFGYQIYPGVDLAYIVNDYWKIATSIGSGQRIPSFSDLYLNQRPGNIGNESLQPENAWNYEGNVQYSKGNVQFKTGYFYRNISDFIDWVRENPSQPYSPVNLGENKMHGIYGRLQQDFTISAEQSLGYQVTYNYMNPSIETLSGTQSKYTLESLKHQFVAGIQYRINDFSLHIKDRWLKRELGDSYHISDIRINYQLQKFLLYSEVTNLFNEVYKEAGAVPMPTRWFGFGIKYQWTQR; translated from the coding sequence ATGAAAAAAGTAATAGTCACTATAGGACTTATTGTTGCAGTTCCCAGCTTCGCACAAAAAAAAGATTCTGTTTCTAATCCTTTGGAGCGATCTATTGAAATACAAGAACTGCTGATCCAGGGAAATCGACTGCAAACCCCTTTCAGTGAATCTACTCGAGATATTCAAGTGATTACACAAAAAGAAATTAAGGAGCTTCCTGCCAGATCGCTAAATGAGATCCTATCTTATAGTAGTGGTGTAGATATTAGACAAAGAGGTCCATTCGGGACGCAGGCAGACATTTCGATTGATGGTGGTACTTCAGAACAAACATTAGTATTGATCAATGGTGTGAAGATGATTGATGCACAAACTGCTCATAATATGATGAATATTGCAGTTCCGCTAAGTGCGATCGATCATATCGAAGTAATAAGAGGTGCCGCCGCCAGGATTTATGGAATCAATGCGCTTACAGGAGCCGTGAATATTGTTACCAAAAAAGAAAAACACTCCTCTGTTGCTGTGGATCTTCAGGGAGGAAGTTCTTTTAAATCTAAAGAAGAAGGAGATGGTTCAGGGATTTATGGTGGTGGATCTGCTGAAGTAACCGGAATCTTCGGCACGGAAAAACAAAGTCAACTTTTATCGATAGCCCAAAGTGACTACAATGGACAGCGATACAACTCGGGATCTAAAAATATCCGTCTTTTTTATAATGGTAACTATGATTTTAATAGCAAAAACAGTGTTCAGGCCATGGCAGGTTATTCTAAAAATCACTTTGGTGCCAACGGTTTTTATGCTGCTCCGGGTGATGTGAATTCGGAAGAACATGTCGAATCGTCAATATTCAGTATTTCTTCCAAACATACTTTTGGTGATTTTACGATTTCTCCAAGAGTAAGCGATCGCTATGGAGAAGATGATTATCGATATTATAAAGATAATTTGAGTAAAGCGCGTTCTTTACATTATACCAATGCACTGATGCTCGAATTAAACAGTAGTCTTAAGACGCATATCGGAACTTTTGGTTTTGGATTAGAGTCGCGATTGGAAAAAATTAACAGTTCCAATATTGGTAGTCATGAACGTGATAATCATGGAGCTTACGCAGAATATAAAGGAAGTCTTGGGCAGAGATTTAAAGGAACTGCGGGTATTTATGCTAATTATAATACTGATTTCGGTTATCAGATTTATCCAGGAGTGGATCTTGCTTATATTGTGAATGATTATTGGAAGATCGCGACAAGTATTGGTTCAGGCCAACGAATCCCTTCGTTTTCAGATTTATATTTAAATCAGCGTCCGGGAAATATTGGTAATGAATCCCTTCAACCTGAAAATGCGTGGAATTACGAAGGAAACGTTCAGTACAGTAAAGGAAATGTTCAGTTTAAAACAGGATATTTTTACAGAAATATCAGTGATTTTATTGACTGGGTCCGGGAGAATCCTTCACAGCCTTATTCTCCAGTTAATTTAGGCGAAAATAAGATGCACGGTATTTATGGAAGATTGCAGCAGGATTTTACAATATCTGCAGAACAGTCCCTGGGTTACCAAGTGACTTATAATTATATGAATCCGTCCATTGAAACTTTATCTGGAACGCAATCTAAATATACTTTAGAATCTTTGAAACATCAGTTTGTTGCAGGAATTCAGTATAGGATCAACGATTTTTCATTACATATTAAAGACCGGTGGTTAAAGCGTGAATTGGGAGACTCCTATCATATTTCAGATATTCGTATCAATTATCAATTGCAGAAGTTTTTATTATATTCAGAAGTAACTAACTTGTTTAATGAGGTTTACAAAGAAGCTGGAGCGGTGCCAATGCCTACACGATGGTTTGGGTTTGGTATAAAATATCAATGGACGCAACGCTAA
- a CDS encoding PLP-dependent aminotransferase family protein, with amino-acid sequence MNSPVILPFQSFIKIDRRKKDAVYLQIVYQFINAVKSNLLEDGDQLPGSRIIAESLHVHRKTMVAALGELKDQGWLETVPNVGSFVKNPEISTSQVHENRTFLHPPEKAPFLFRKEFILDAPFERNQEKIYFTEGTPDYRIIRSEELVRFYTSVIRRKKQSGILTATSDGSLFFKDQLSYYLNLTRGFHVSRDFLFPVAGIEKAHSILSRLLVNKGDVILVEELSYYLPNMIYSQAGAHLKTIPVDEDGMDVDYIQNNFKPGEIRMVYINVKCQYPTTIGLSENRKKQLLILAEQYNFIVIEDDSDFEFSATKNKKETLLRRNGGNRIIYIGTFGRFLNPGFQMNFIIAPKDLLEEAAKYLNIFGKPDVMMEKALGELIHQGDIHRYQRKSTKVIAERKEVFIELLNTYFVNKLSFTIPVAGLAFWIQFKNSISLTDLQKKARKKGLSIPMTCLYQNRKVSALRLGFAHLNPAEMEEAIRLLSESYFEVIGGQLT; translated from the coding sequence ATGAATAGTCCGGTTATTCTCCCTTTTCAATCTTTTATTAAAATAGACCGTCGCAAAAAAGACGCAGTTTATTTACAAATTGTTTATCAGTTCATTAACGCTGTAAAAAGCAACCTGTTAGAAGATGGTGATCAACTTCCCGGAAGCAGAATTATCGCAGAAAGTCTGCACGTGCACCGCAAAACTATGGTAGCAGCTTTAGGTGAGCTGAAGGATCAAGGTTGGTTAGAAACCGTTCCTAATGTGGGTTCTTTTGTAAAAAATCCTGAAATTTCCACATCTCAAGTTCATGAAAACAGAACTTTTTTACATCCCCCGGAAAAAGCTCCTTTTCTTTTCCGGAAGGAATTTATTCTTGATGCCCCTTTTGAAAGAAATCAAGAGAAAATTTATTTCACAGAAGGCACCCCTGACTATCGAATTATTAGATCTGAAGAGCTGGTGCGCTTTTATACTTCAGTCATAAGAAGAAAAAAACAATCGGGAATACTTACCGCTACCAGTGATGGAAGTTTATTTTTCAAGGATCAACTCAGCTATTATCTAAATTTGACCAGAGGATTTCATGTTTCAAGAGATTTTTTATTTCCCGTTGCCGGTATCGAAAAGGCACATTCCATATTATCTCGATTGCTTGTCAACAAAGGCGATGTCATTTTAGTCGAAGAGCTAAGCTACTATTTACCCAATATGATCTACAGTCAGGCGGGTGCTCACCTGAAAACTATACCTGTGGATGAAGATGGAATGGATGTAGATTATATTCAAAATAATTTTAAACCAGGAGAAATCCGTATGGTTTATATTAATGTAAAATGCCAATATCCTACGACGATCGGCTTATCAGAAAATCGGAAGAAACAATTATTAATTTTAGCAGAGCAATATAATTTTATTGTGATTGAAGATGATTCTGATTTTGAATTTTCAGCCACGAAAAACAAAAAAGAAACACTACTTCGTAGAAATGGTGGAAATCGAATTATATATATTGGGACTTTTGGCAGGTTTCTAAATCCCGGTTTCCAAATGAATTTTATCATCGCACCAAAAGATCTTTTGGAGGAAGCTGCAAAATACTTGAATATTTTCGGCAAGCCCGATGTCATGATGGAGAAAGCTTTGGGTGAACTCATTCACCAAGGTGACATTCACCGCTATCAAAGAAAATCTACAAAAGTAATTGCCGAGAGAAAAGAAGTTTTCATTGAATTGCTGAATACTTATTTTGTAAATAAATTATCTTTTACCATTCCCGTTGCGGGTCTGGCTTTTTGGATTCAGTTTAAAAATTCAATTTCGTTAACGGATCTGCAAAAAAAGGCGCGAAAAAAAGGACTTTCAATTCCAATGACCTGCCTTTATCAAAACCGAAAAGTTAGCGCTTTAAGACTGGGTTTTGCACACTTAAATCCCGCGGAGATGGAAGAAGCTATACGGTTACTTAGTGAATCTTATTTTGAGGTAATTGGTGGTCAACTGACCTAA
- a CDS encoding cold shock domain-containing protein translates to MADSFSKKENFKKKLQKQKEKAMRREERKESNDKGKGLDDMIMYVDANGQFTSTPPNRSDDEGVDLSTIQLGAAPIEAEEVVKSGTITFFSEKGYGFITEEKSKENIFFHSNNCSEMVKKGNRVSFEIEKSPKGLVAVDIKVIK, encoded by the coding sequence ATGGCGGATTCTTTCTCCAAAAAAGAAAATTTTAAGAAAAAACTTCAAAAGCAAAAAGAAAAGGCAATGCGTCGTGAAGAGCGCAAAGAAAGTAATGACAAAGGAAAAGGTCTTGACGACATGATCATGTACGTAGATGCCAATGGTCAGTTCACAAGTACGCCTCCTAACAGAAGCGATGATGAAGGTGTGGATCTAAGTACGATTCAGCTGGGCGCTGCCCCGATCGAAGCCGAAGAAGTTGTAAAATCAGGGACTATTACTTTTTTCAGTGAAAAAGGGTATGGATTTATTACTGAAGAGAAAAGCAAGGAAAATATTTTCTTCCACAGCAACAATTGCTCAGAGATGGTAAAAAAAGGAAATAGAGTTTCATTTGAAATAGAAAAGTCACCAAAAGGACTTGTCGCAGTAGATATTAAGGTAATCAAATAG